One region of Acidovorax sp. T1 genomic DNA includes:
- a CDS encoding uracil-DNA glycosylase family protein: MSLHLDARQRAMLQEMGVTVWAPSEAPTPTPAADPVAVSVSVSVSVRDARTATVAPPAPVAAADTRTEPAPRPVRERAAPASAAPAAVPPVPQGGSAAPALILHAAQALYPTADPAQTPAELGAGWLVVAECLSPTEPLAGEAGRLLENMLRAMRLHRHPRVYLAALERPQPGSTAEAIEIAPALNDMVTTLRPAMVLVLGHVAARAALARTEPLGRLRAELHQLAGCPAIVTYDPAFLLRAQGNKAAAWADLCRALALVHAAAARA, translated from the coding sequence ATGAGCCTTCACCTCGATGCGCGCCAGCGCGCCATGCTGCAAGAGATGGGGGTCACTGTCTGGGCACCCTCTGAAGCGCCGACGCCGACGCCAGCGGCGGACCCCGTGGCCGTTTCCGTTTCCGTTTCCGTTTCGGTGCGCGACGCGCGGACTGCTACCGTCGCGCCCCCTGCGCCGGTGGCTGCGGCAGACACCCGCACCGAGCCGGCACCTCGCCCCGTGCGGGAACGTGCAGCCCCCGCCAGCGCCGCCCCTGCAGCCGTGCCGCCAGTGCCGCAGGGCGGCAGCGCGGCACCCGCGTTGATCCTGCATGCGGCGCAGGCGCTGTACCCCACGGCCGATCCCGCACAGACACCGGCTGAGCTGGGAGCGGGCTGGCTGGTGGTGGCCGAATGCCTCTCGCCCACCGAGCCGCTGGCGGGCGAAGCCGGCCGCCTGCTCGAAAACATGCTGCGGGCCATGCGGCTGCACCGCCACCCCCGCGTTTATCTGGCAGCGCTGGAGCGCCCCCAGCCCGGCAGCACCGCCGAAGCCATCGAGATCGCCCCCGCATTGAACGACATGGTGACCACACTGCGCCCCGCCATGGTGCTGGTGCTCGGCCATGTGGCGGCCCGGGCGGCCCTGGCGCGCACCGAACCCCTGGGCCGCCTGCGCGCCGAGCTGCACCAGCTGGCGGGCTGCCCGGCCATCGTCACCTACGACCCCGCCTTCTTGTTGCGCGCGCAGGGCAACAAGGCCGCCGCCTGGGCCGATCTGTGCCGTGCGCTAGCGCTGGTGCACGCTGCCGCCGCACGCGCGTAG
- a CDS encoding phosphoribosylaminoimidazolesuccinocarboxamide synthase — protein MTQSSTSALHTSALTSLPLLARGKVRDNYAVGTDRILMVASDRLSAFDVIMGEPIPGKGELLTKMALFWFDKLGHICPNHLTGDDPESVVSPAEAAQVRGRSMLVQRLQPIAVEAVVRGYLAGSGWKEYQASQSVCGVPLPAGLTNAAKLPEPIYTPAAKAAAGEHDENITFERTVEMIGLELATKIRDLSIAIYQAAAEIALTKGMIIADTKFEFGLAPDGTLVLMDEVLTPDSSRYWPVEGYAEALAKGENPPSYDKQFVRDWLEQAQVNGKPWDKTPPSPRLPQAVIEKTAAKYREALERLTG, from the coding sequence ATGACCCAGTCCAGCACTTCTGCCCTGCATACCTCTGCCCTGACCTCGCTGCCCCTGCTGGCACGCGGCAAGGTGCGCGACAACTACGCCGTGGGCACCGACCGCATCCTGATGGTGGCCAGCGACCGCCTGTCGGCGTTTGACGTCATCATGGGCGAGCCCATTCCCGGCAAGGGCGAGCTGCTCACCAAAATGGCGCTGTTCTGGTTCGACAAGCTCGGCCACATCTGCCCCAACCACCTGACGGGCGACGACCCCGAAAGCGTGGTGAGCCCCGCCGAGGCGGCGCAGGTCCGTGGCCGATCGATGCTGGTGCAGCGCCTGCAGCCCATTGCGGTCGAAGCCGTGGTGCGCGGCTACCTGGCCGGCAGCGGCTGGAAGGAATACCAAGCGTCGCAGTCGGTCTGCGGCGTGCCGCTGCCCGCCGGCCTGACCAACGCCGCCAAGCTGCCCGAGCCCATCTACACGCCCGCTGCCAAAGCCGCCGCCGGCGAGCACGATGAGAACATCACCTTTGAGCGCACGGTGGAAATGATCGGCCTGGAGCTGGCCACGAAGATCCGCGACCTGAGCATCGCCATCTACCAGGCGGCCGCCGAGATTGCCCTGACAAAAGGCATGATCATTGCCGACACCAAGTTCGAGTTCGGTCTGGCCCCTGATGGCACGCTGGTGCTGATGGACGAAGTGCTCACCCCCGACAGCTCCCGCTACTGGCCCGTGGAAGGCTATGCTGAGGCCCTGGCCAAGGGCGAAAACCCGCCTAGCTACGACAAGCAGTTCGTGCGCGACTGGCTGGAGCAGGCCCAGGTCAACGGCAAGCCCTGGGACAAGACGCCGCCTTCGCCCCGCCTGCCGCAGGCCGTGATCGAAAAGACCGCCGCCAAGTACCGCGAGGCGCTGGAGCGGCTGACGGGCTGA
- a CDS encoding L-threonylcarbamoyladenylate synthase, whose protein sequence is MILDGTRPESIAAAARAVRSGALLGLPTETVYGLAADASSDAAVAQIFAAKGRPSDHPLIVHVADASGIAHFASDVPGFAQKLVDAFWPGPLTLILPRRPGVATAATGGQDSVGLRCPAHPVAHALLVACAAPGDAATQGGPPVWGVAAPSANRFGRVSPTTARHVQDELGAELLVLDGGPCAVGIESTIVDCTRGVPVLLRPGAITRSQIAVACGIAPLSKEELPALTPRASGTLEAHYAPTAKVRLMDAKALQTALDLLGADAAHIAVYARSALRTRSSRLVMRRMPDDATATAQQLFAVLRSFDDQAVKLIWIETPPATPAWEGVRDRLQRAAAA, encoded by the coding sequence ATGATCCTGGACGGCACCCGGCCCGAATCCATCGCCGCCGCCGCGCGGGCCGTGCGCAGCGGCGCGCTGCTGGGCCTGCCCACCGAAACCGTCTATGGTCTGGCGGCCGACGCCAGCAGCGATGCGGCCGTGGCGCAGATCTTTGCCGCCAAGGGCCGGCCCAGCGACCATCCGCTGATCGTGCATGTGGCCGATGCCTCGGGCATTGCGCACTTCGCCAGTGACGTGCCCGGCTTTGCGCAAAAGCTGGTCGATGCCTTCTGGCCTGGCCCGCTCACCCTGATCCTGCCGCGCCGGCCCGGCGTGGCCACCGCCGCCACCGGCGGCCAGGACAGCGTGGGCCTGCGCTGCCCCGCGCACCCCGTGGCGCACGCGCTGCTGGTGGCCTGCGCCGCACCCGGCGATGCGGCCACCCAGGGCGGCCCGCCCGTGTGGGGCGTGGCCGCGCCCAGCGCCAACCGCTTTGGCCGCGTGAGCCCCACCACCGCCCGGCATGTGCAAGACGAGCTGGGGGCCGAGCTGCTGGTGCTCGACGGCGGGCCCTGCGCCGTGGGCATTGAAAGCACCATCGTGGACTGCACGCGCGGCGTGCCCGTGCTGCTGCGCCCGGGTGCCATCACGCGCTCGCAGATTGCGGTGGCCTGCGGCATTGCCCCGCTATCGAAAGAAGAGCTTCCTGCGCTTACCCCGCGTGCTTCAGGCACGCTGGAGGCCCACTATGCCCCCACCGCCAAGGTGCGCCTGATGGACGCCAAGGCCCTGCAAACCGCGCTGGACCTGCTGGGCGCCGACGCCGCCCACATCGCCGTCTATGCCCGCAGCGCACTGCGCACGCGCTCGTCCCGGCTGGTCATGCGCCGCATGCCCGACGACGCCACCGCCACCGCGCAACAGCTTTTTGCCGTGCTGCGCAGCTTTGACGACCAGGCCGTGAAACTGATCTGGATCGAGACCCCGCCCGCCACCCCCGCATGGGAAGGCGTGCGCGACCGGCTGCAACGCGCTGCTGCAGCCTGA
- the hpf gene encoding ribosome hibernation-promoting factor, HPF/YfiA family: protein MNLTISGHHLEVTPALRNYVTTKLDRITRHFDQVVDVKVLLTVEKQKEKEKRQRAECNIHVKGSDLFAESSHFDLYAAVDELVDKMDRQVVRHKDRIQEHHDASKREMLA from the coding sequence ATGAACCTGACGATCAGCGGTCACCATCTCGAAGTTACCCCAGCCTTGCGCAACTACGTCACCACCAAGCTGGACCGGATCACGCGCCATTTCGACCAGGTTGTCGACGTCAAGGTACTGCTGACAGTAGAGAAACAGAAAGAAAAGGAGAAGCGGCAGCGAGCGGAATGCAATATTCACGTCAAGGGAAGCGATCTGTTTGCAGAAAGCTCCCACTTCGATCTGTACGCAGCCGTGGATGAACTCGTGGACAAGATGGATCGTCAGGTCGTGCGCCACAAAGACCGTATCCAGGAGCACCACGACGCATCCAAACGCGAAATGCTCGCGTAA
- a CDS encoding 5-(carboxyamino)imidazole ribonucleotide synthase, which produces MSADNTLAPLLPGATLGVLGGGQLGRMLVHQAQAMGYFTAVLDADPTSPAGLVSHHHIQTGYDDPQGLAELARLSDAVTTEFENVPAAALATLAAQRPVSPAASAVAVAQDRAREKAHFVACGVPCAPYAVIETAEQLAATSPDLLPGILKTARMGYDGKGQVRVKTAAELAAAWASVGQVPCVLEKMLPLALECSVIVARGADGAMVHLPVQRNLHRDGILAVTEVYEGNLPLALAVQAVAAAKSVAEGLQYVGVLCVEFFVLQDGSLVVNEIAPRPHNSGHCSQNACDVSQFELQVRTMARLPLTQPRQHSPAVMLNLLGDLWFAHGDAAQTPPWAAVLALLGTHLHLYGKREAKRGRKMGHLNVTGPTPEAARATALQAAALLGIAAF; this is translated from the coding sequence ATGAGCGCCGACAACACTTTGGCACCGCTGCTGCCTGGCGCCACGCTGGGTGTTCTGGGCGGCGGCCAGCTGGGCCGCATGTTGGTGCACCAGGCGCAGGCCATGGGCTACTTCACCGCCGTGCTCGACGCCGACCCCACCAGCCCGGCCGGGCTGGTGAGCCACCACCATATCCAGACGGGTTACGACGACCCGCAGGGCCTGGCCGAGCTGGCCCGCCTGTCGGATGCGGTGACCACCGAATTCGAGAACGTGCCCGCCGCCGCGCTGGCCACGCTTGCAGCCCAGCGCCCGGTGTCGCCCGCCGCCAGTGCTGTGGCCGTGGCGCAAGACCGGGCCCGCGAAAAGGCCCACTTTGTGGCCTGTGGCGTGCCCTGCGCGCCTTATGCGGTGATCGAAACGGCGGAGCAATTGGCGGCTACCTCCCCGGATCTACTGCCCGGCATTCTGAAAACCGCCCGCATGGGCTACGACGGCAAGGGCCAGGTGCGCGTCAAAACCGCCGCCGAGCTGGCCGCCGCCTGGGCTTCGGTCGGCCAGGTGCCCTGCGTGCTGGAGAAGATGCTGCCGCTGGCGCTGGAATGCTCGGTGATTGTGGCGCGCGGTGCCGATGGCGCCATGGTGCACCTGCCCGTGCAGCGCAACCTGCACCGTGACGGCATTCTGGCCGTGACCGAGGTTTATGAAGGAAATCTGCCTCTAGCGCTTGCTGTACAAGCGGTAGCAGCTGCGAAATCGGTAGCAGAAGGCCTGCAGTATGTGGGCGTGCTCTGCGTGGAGTTCTTCGTGCTGCAGGACGGCAGCCTGGTGGTCAACGAAATCGCCCCGCGCCCGCACAACAGCGGCCACTGCAGCCAGAACGCCTGCGACGTGTCGCAGTTTGAGCTGCAGGTGCGCACCATGGCCCGCCTGCCGCTGACGCAGCCGCGCCAGCACAGCCCCGCCGTCATGCTCAACCTGCTGGGCGACCTGTGGTTTGCCCACGGCGATGCGGCGCAGACGCCCCCCTGGGCCGCCGTGCTGGCCCTGCTGGGCACGCACCTGCACCTGTACGGCAAGCGCGAGGCCAAGCGCGGCCGCAAGATGGGGCACCTCAATGTCACCGGCCCCACGCCGGAAGCCGCCCGCGCCACGGCCCTGCAGGCGGCGGCCTTGCTGGGCATCGCAGCGTTCTGA
- a CDS encoding PTS sugar transporter subunit IIA, whose product MNRLASILPSAQVRVSVDATSKKRAFEEAGLLFESQHGLSRALITDSLFARERLGSTGLGHGVAIPHGRIKGLKAPMAAVFQLAQPIGFDAPDEMPVGLLIFLLVPEAATQKHLEILSEIAELLSDSALREKLKACDDATVLHGTIAGWQSTQAA is encoded by the coding sequence ATGAATCGACTCGCCTCCATCCTTCCTTCCGCTCAAGTGCGCGTAAGCGTTGACGCCACCAGCAAAAAGCGTGCTTTCGAAGAAGCGGGTCTCCTGTTTGAGAGCCAGCACGGTCTTTCGCGGGCGTTGATCACCGACAGCCTGTTTGCGCGTGAGCGCCTGGGCTCCACCGGTCTGGGGCATGGCGTGGCCATTCCGCATGGCCGCATCAAGGGGCTCAAGGCGCCGATGGCAGCGGTTTTCCAACTGGCGCAGCCAATTGGTTTCGACGCACCCGATGAAATGCCAGTCGGTTTGCTGATCTTTCTGCTGGTGCCCGAAGCCGCGACCCAGAAGCACCTGGAAATCCTCTCGGAAATCGCTGAGTTGCTGAGCGACTCTGCGCTGCGCGAGAAGCTCAAGGCCTGTGACGACGCCACGGTGCTGCACGGCACGATTGCCGGATGGCAGTCCACCCAAGCCGCCTGA
- the dacB gene encoding D-alanyl-D-alanine carboxypeptidase/D-alanyl-D-alanine endopeptidase: MMCVSVGCRAAALRWWFFCGLVGLLTVAGAARAQATGPLPAEVEAALVRARLPRDALSVLVVDAQGGRQAARLAHQAQVAMNPASVMKLVTTYAALDLLGPAYTWNTPVYVDGQVQGGSLKGNVYIQGQGDPKLVMERLWLLLRRLQGQGIHTIVGDIVLDRSAFDVPEHDAARFDGEPLRPYNAAPDALLLNYNAVVMTFVPDAAAGLARIQYDPPLAGVQRQATVPLAAPSAECGDWRAAVRAELSDPARAAFQGVYPARCGERVWAAAFPDPKGFAARAVEGLWRELGGKLTGTVRDGAVPARLQPAFSATSPALAEVVRDVNKYSNNVMAQQLFLTLALRQNGVATFDGARAALRQWWQARLGDAEPPAPDNGAGLSREARISAQALARMLQRAWQSPVMPELVASLPIAGVDGTLRRSQSRAGAAHLKTGSLRDVMAVAGYVHAASGRRYVLVAIVNHPQAGAARPVLDALVDWTARDQ, translated from the coding sequence ATGATGTGTGTCTCTGTCGGCTGCCGCGCAGCAGCCTTGCGCTGGTGGTTTTTCTGTGGGTTGGTGGGCCTGCTCACCGTGGCGGGGGCTGCCCGGGCGCAGGCGACAGGGCCGCTGCCCGCCGAGGTGGAGGCGGCGCTGGTGCGCGCCCGCCTGCCCCGGGATGCTTTGTCGGTGCTGGTGGTGGATGCCCAGGGCGGTCGCCAGGCTGCGCGGCTGGCGCACCAGGCGCAGGTGGCCATGAACCCCGCCTCGGTCATGAAGCTCGTGACCACCTATGCGGCGCTCGACCTGCTCGGCCCCGCCTACACCTGGAACACGCCCGTGTATGTGGATGGCCAGGTGCAAGGCGGCAGCCTGAAGGGCAACGTCTATATCCAGGGGCAGGGCGATCCCAAGCTGGTGATGGAGCGCCTGTGGCTGCTGCTGCGCCGCCTGCAGGGCCAGGGCATCCACACCATCGTGGGTGACATCGTGCTGGACCGCAGCGCCTTTGACGTGCCCGAGCATGATGCCGCCCGCTTCGACGGCGAGCCGCTGCGCCCCTACAACGCGGCGCCCGATGCCTTGCTGCTGAACTACAACGCCGTGGTCATGACCTTTGTGCCCGATGCCGCCGCCGGGCTGGCGCGCATCCAGTACGACCCGCCGCTCGCCGGCGTGCAGCGCCAGGCCACGGTGCCGCTGGCGGCGCCAAGCGCTGAATGTGGCGATTGGCGCGCCGCCGTGCGGGCCGAGCTGTCGGACCCGGCGCGCGCCGCGTTCCAGGGCGTCTATCCGGCCCGCTGTGGCGAGCGCGTGTGGGCGGCGGCGTTTCCTGATCCCAAGGGGTTTGCGGCCCGCGCGGTGGAGGGCTTGTGGCGCGAGCTGGGCGGCAAGCTCACGGGCACCGTGCGCGATGGCGCGGTGCCTGCGCGGCTCCAGCCGGCCTTCAGCGCCACATCGCCCGCGCTGGCCGAGGTTGTGCGCGATGTGAACAAATACAGCAACAACGTGATGGCGCAGCAGCTGTTTCTCACACTGGCGTTGCGCCAGAACGGCGTGGCCACGTTCGACGGCGCCCGTGCAGCCTTGCGCCAGTGGTGGCAGGCCCGCCTGGGCGATGCCGAGCCGCCTGCCCCTGATAACGGCGCCGGCCTGAGCCGCGAGGCACGCATCAGCGCACAGGCCCTGGCGCGCATGCTGCAGCGGGCCTGGCAGTCGCCGGTGATGCCCGAGCTGGTGGCCTCGCTGCCGATTGCCGGCGTGGACGGCACGCTGCGCCGCAGCCAAAGCCGCGCGGGCGCCGCCCACCTCAAGACCGGCAGCCTGCGCGACGTGATGGCGGTTGCGGGCTATGTGCACGCCGCCAGCGGCCGCCGCTATGTGCTGGTGGCCATCGTCAACCACCCGCAGGCAGGCGCCGCGCGGCCGGTGCTCGATGCGCTGGTGGACTGGACCGCGCGCGATCAGTAG
- a CDS encoding SGNH/GDSL hydrolase family protein, producing the protein MATNWMRRTVMVAACASAALLAACGSSTIESALTPDRFIAFGDAFSDVGQNGSRYTVNDGSINNWTQQLASRYGKTITPVASGGLSYATGNARVTAKPDVAGDTSTLTVTEQIDRFLAGGSFTANDVVFVNAGTSDVIAGVAAVRAGTLSSADMLVEARKAGQELATQVRRLVTAGAKQVVVIGPYDMSKSVWAAAINEASLLQNASTSFNTGLSVGIVDLGANVLSIDAAYYVNLFTNSPGSYGFDNATAAVCTSVDAGNGIGIGTGQVNSALCIAATLLPSANQNKYVFADAVYLTPSAHRQLGDYAYDRLRARW; encoded by the coding sequence ATGGCAACAAATTGGATGCGCCGCACCGTGATGGTCGCCGCATGTGCGTCGGCAGCGTTGCTCGCGGCCTGTGGTTCGAGCACCATCGAGTCGGCACTCACGCCCGACCGCTTCATTGCCTTTGGCGATGCCTTCAGCGATGTGGGACAAAATGGCTCGCGCTACACCGTCAACGATGGCTCCATCAATAACTGGACGCAGCAACTGGCGTCGCGCTACGGCAAGACGATCACGCCGGTGGCCTCGGGCGGCCTGAGCTATGCCACGGGCAATGCGCGCGTCACGGCCAAGCCCGATGTGGCTGGCGATACCTCCACCCTCACCGTCACCGAGCAGATCGACCGTTTTCTGGCGGGCGGCAGCTTCACTGCCAACGATGTGGTGTTCGTCAACGCCGGGACCAGCGACGTGATTGCGGGCGTGGCGGCCGTGCGCGCCGGCACGCTCTCTTCCGCGGACATGCTGGTCGAGGCCCGCAAGGCCGGCCAGGAACTGGCAACGCAGGTGCGCCGCCTTGTCACGGCGGGAGCCAAGCAAGTGGTGGTGATCGGCCCCTACGACATGAGCAAGTCAGTCTGGGCCGCCGCCATCAACGAGGCGTCCTTGCTCCAGAATGCCAGCACCAGTTTCAACACCGGCCTGTCGGTAGGCATCGTCGATCTGGGCGCGAATGTGCTCTCTATCGATGCTGCCTACTACGTGAACCTGTTCACCAACTCCCCCGGCTCCTACGGGTTTGACAACGCCACCGCGGCGGTGTGCACCTCGGTGGATGCGGGCAACGGCATTGGCATCGGCACCGGCCAGGTCAACTCGGCCTTGTGCATTGCTGCCACCTTGCTCCCCAGTGCCAACCAGAACAAATATGTGTTTGCCGACGCGGTCTATCTGACGCCCTCGGCCCACCGCCAGCTGGGCGACTACGCGTACGACCGCCTGCGGGCCCGCTGGTAA
- the purE gene encoding 5-(carboxyamino)imidazole ribonucleotide mutase, producing the protein MKPIQIGVVMGSSSDWDTMQHAVQILEQFGIAHEARVVSAHRMPDDMFAYAEAAAGRGLKAIIAGAGGAAHLPGMIAAKTPVPVLGVPVASRHLQGVDSLHSIVQMPKGIPVATFAIGTAGAANAALFAVALLANESPELRQRLEAFRAEQTEVARNMTLPPAA; encoded by the coding sequence ATGAAACCCATCCAGATCGGCGTGGTCATGGGTTCCAGCAGCGACTGGGACACCATGCAGCATGCAGTGCAGATTCTTGAACAGTTCGGCATCGCCCACGAGGCCCGGGTGGTGTCGGCCCACCGCATGCCCGACGACATGTTTGCCTATGCCGAGGCCGCCGCCGGCCGGGGCCTGAAAGCCATCATCGCCGGGGCCGGCGGCGCCGCCCACCTGCCCGGCATGATCGCCGCCAAGACGCCTGTGCCCGTGCTGGGCGTGCCGGTGGCCAGCCGCCACCTGCAGGGCGTGGATTCGCTGCACAGCATTGTGCAAATGCCCAAGGGCATTCCCGTGGCCACCTTTGCCATCGGCACCGCGGGCGCCGCCAACGCGGCCTTGTTTGCCGTGGCCCTGCTGGCCAACGAAAGCCCCGAGCTGCGCCAGCGCCTGGAAGCCTTCCGCGCCGAGCAGACGGAAGTGGCCCGCAACATGACCCTGCCGCCCGCCGCATGA
- the trxA gene encoding thioredoxin — protein sequence MIDVTVENFEAEVVAASMNVPVLVDFWAPWCGPCKSLGPILEKLETEYAGRFKLVKIDSDQEQQIAGMFGIRSIPTCVLLMNGQPVDGFTGALPEGQVRAFLDKHVPTAEAVAAEAQEEEALDALAEGDTDTALEKLQHAVVTDPSNDDARFDYVKLLLQLGREDDAKVAFAPVIAKAATARKLGALKSWMDALDFVATDAYGESAGAEFDAKIAANKRDFDTRFARARWLMAQQRWTEAMDELLEILMRDKAWSEEAARKTYVAILEIIEPPKVKVAEGQIPPEDPVVATYRRRLSSVVLS from the coding sequence ATGATTGACGTCACCGTAGAGAACTTTGAAGCCGAGGTGGTTGCCGCCTCGATGAACGTGCCCGTGCTGGTGGACTTCTGGGCCCCCTGGTGCGGCCCCTGCAAGTCGCTGGGCCCCATCCTTGAAAAGTTGGAGACCGAATACGCGGGCCGCTTCAAGCTGGTCAAGATCGATTCGGACCAGGAGCAGCAGATCGCCGGCATGTTCGGCATCCGCAGCATCCCCACCTGCGTGCTGCTGATGAACGGCCAGCCCGTGGACGGCTTCACGGGCGCCTTGCCCGAGGGCCAGGTGCGCGCGTTCCTCGACAAGCATGTGCCCACCGCCGAAGCCGTCGCGGCAGAAGCCCAGGAAGAAGAGGCGCTGGACGCATTGGCCGAAGGCGATACGGATACCGCGCTGGAAAAGTTGCAGCACGCCGTGGTGACCGACCCCTCCAACGACGATGCGCGCTTCGATTACGTCAAGCTGCTGCTGCAACTGGGCCGCGAGGACGACGCCAAGGTGGCCTTTGCCCCCGTGATCGCCAAGGCCGCCACCGCGCGCAAGCTCGGGGCACTGAAAAGCTGGATGGATGCTCTTGATTTTGTAGCTACAGACGCTTATGGAGAAAGCGCTGGAGCCGAATTCGATGCCAAGATTGCCGCCAACAAGCGCGACTTTGACACGCGCTTTGCCCGCGCCCGCTGGCTCATGGCGCAGCAGCGCTGGACCGAGGCCATGGACGAGCTCTTGGAAATCCTCATGCGCGACAAAGCCTGGAGCGAAGAGGCGGCCCGCAAGACCTATGTGGCCATCCTGGAAATCATCGAGCCGCCCAAGGTGAAGGTGGCCGAAGGCCAGATTCCGCCCGAAGACCCGGTGGTGGCCACGTACCGGCGGCGGCTTTCCAGTGTCGTGCTCAGCTGA
- the tsaB gene encoding tRNA (adenosine(37)-N6)-threonylcarbamoyltransferase complex dimerization subunit type 1 TsaB, which translates to MNLLAFDTSTDTLSIAVQAADAVWQHTGPGGAQASATLIPAISALLAQAGLSFATLDTIVFGRGPGSFTGLRTACAVAQGLAFGARGGAGVPVLPVDTLLAVAEEARHQHGCTQVVAALDARMDEVYVAHCEWLPAQHGAAGHWRTDGDFGLCAPEAVQVPAGWTLAGNARAAYAERLAPGALHASALPTATALLRLAPALLAAGGAVPASEALPRYIRDKVAYTAAERAAMRAAQAAQAT; encoded by the coding sequence ATGAACCTGCTTGCTTTTGATACCAGCACTGACACTCTCTCCATCGCCGTGCAGGCCGCAGATGCCGTGTGGCAACACACCGGGCCGGGTGGCGCGCAGGCCTCGGCCACGCTGATTCCCGCCATCAGCGCGCTGCTGGCGCAGGCGGGGCTGTCTTTTGCCACGCTGGACACCATTGTGTTTGGCCGTGGGCCGGGGTCGTTCACCGGCCTGCGCACGGCCTGCGCGGTGGCCCAGGGGCTGGCCTTTGGTGCACGCGGCGGCGCGGGCGTGCCGGTGCTGCCAGTGGACACCTTGCTTGCCGTGGCCGAGGAAGCCCGCCACCAGCATGGCTGCACCCAGGTGGTGGCCGCGCTGGACGCTCGCATGGACGAGGTGTATGTGGCGCACTGCGAATGGCTGCCAGCCCAGCACGGCGCTGCCGGCCACTGGCGCACCGATGGCGACTTTGGCCTGTGCGCCCCCGAGGCAGTGCAGGTGCCCGCGGGCTGGACACTGGCGGGCAACGCCCGCGCCGCCTACGCCGAGCGCCTGGCCCCCGGCGCCCTGCACGCCAGCGCGCTGCCCACCGCCACGGCCCTGCTGCGCCTGGCGCCCGCTTTGCTCGCGGCCGGCGGCGCGGTGCCGGCCAGCGAAGCTCTGCCCCGCTACATCCGCGATAAAGTGGCATACACCGCTGCAGAGCGGGCTGCGATGCGTGCCGCCCAGGCCGCACAAGCCACCTAA
- the rimI gene encoding ribosomal protein S18-alanine N-acetyltransferase translates to MSAVFSPPANAPEARFEPLTLARLDDVLDVEHSAYSHPWTRGNFTDAMASGYQTQLLMAGEQLLGYFVAMMGVDEVHLLNITVAPAYQKQGWARVLLDALALWSRGRGAQWLWLEVRVSNERALHIYQAHGFRRVGERKRYYPAPAGQREDAVVMSLPL, encoded by the coding sequence ATGAGCGCCGTCTTCTCGCCCCCCGCCAACGCCCCCGAGGCACGCTTCGAGCCGCTCACGCTGGCGCGGCTGGACGACGTGCTCGACGTGGAACACAGCGCCTATTCCCACCCCTGGACGCGCGGCAACTTCACCGACGCCATGGCCTCGGGCTACCAGACCCAGCTGCTGATGGCGGGCGAGCAGCTGCTGGGTTACTTTGTGGCGATGATGGGAGTGGACGAGGTGCATCTGCTCAATATCACCGTGGCCCCGGCCTACCAGAAGCAGGGCTGGGCCCGGGTGTTGCTGGACGCCCTGGCGCTGTGGTCGCGCGGGCGTGGCGCCCAATGGCTGTGGCTGGAAGTGCGTGTGAGCAACGAGCGCGCCCTGCATATTTACCAGGCCCATGGTTTTCGCCGCGTGGGCGAGCGCAAGCGCTACTACCCGGCTCCCGCAGGCCAGCGCGAGGACGCCGTGGTCATGAGCCTGCCGCTGTGA